The Eubacterium maltosivorans genome includes the window TTTCAACGCCGTCTCAAGCATTTTTTCATCTATAAAGACGGTATCGCCCTCTACCCTTGCACCGTGTTTTTTAAAGACCTCCAGCGCACGTGTATTTTCAAAATTGATGCCAATCTCAGACAGAATTTTCAATGTGTTTTCATGTACCTTTTCAACTGATTCTTTCGAAATATACTTTTCATAAGCTTTCATAATTCACCTCTTTTCCGTGTCTATACGGCTTCTTCTGCATTTTTTTTATCTGCAATTTTTCCTTCTTTTTGAATCACTGCCAGCTTCGCAATGGTTTCTTTATTCCGTCTGTGAAAAATAATGGAGATAATACATGCAAATATTGCTCCGGCCGCTGCGGCTATAAAGATAAAGCGGTATGCCAGCTCCGGCGGATAGCTATCCAGCCAGTTACCGATAATAATTGGCATAAAGCTGTCCGGCAAAAAGCCAATGGTGGAGATGATCCCAATTACTGTACCGGACATGTACATTGGAATATCTGCCTCCGGCAGGGTTGCAAAATAAATTCCCCTGGCAGCTCCAAGGATAATATAGCCCAGCGCAGTACCAATAAATACCAGAATAACCAGGGATGCCTGCTGCGGGATAATCGCAATAAAAATATTGATGACTGCCAGCAGCGCAGTGACGATAATCAACAGCTTCGAAATCCCGGTTTTATTGCTGACATTCCCCGAGATCAAAGCGCCGATAGGCTGCATATAATCCCTGAACATACCCAGAATTGCCCCCAGTGTTATGGACAGGCCAAACATCTGCGTTCCGTACGGCGTCATATAGGGCGTTGTCGTGCAGGAAATAAAAGCTCCAAAAACGATAAAGGACATCAACCATACGTTTGGATTTTTAAGGCAGGTTAACAGAATTTTTCCAATTCCCAAATTTTTGTCCTTGTCCGGTTCGTCCCTTTCAAAGAAAATCCAGATGAGAATTCCAATCAGGATACAGGCCCCGCCAAAGATAAAGATAACGACCTGCATACCAGTGACAATGTTGGAAAACTGGCTGAAAATAAAAATAGCAATGGTTCCAAGAACTGCTGCCAGGATACTTCTGGTCCCTTCAACATCGCCCTGCGCCTTTCCTTCTTCTCCTGGTCTTGCAAAAATTCGAATCGCCTTAATTAAGGCGGACCAGAAGGTTAAGGTTGTCGTAACCCCTAAGATGGCGAAAAGCACGACCGCGACCCGGTAATCCGGGATCGTACCAAACCCCACACACAACAGTCCCGAAGCTACATAGGAAAAAGCCAGCAGCTTTCTCGCCGAAAACTTATCAGCCACCAGTCCCCCTAAAAAATATGTGGCGATTGTCATGGTCGTGTAAGCGCTTGTCATAATCCCGAGTTCCACATTCGTGACGTTAAAAGCCTGGATCAGAGCATCGTAAAAACTGGCTTTCATATAAGGTACATAATAAATAATGCTTGCGCCGCACAGACAAATAAATTGAATTGCTCGTTTGAAATCAAATTTTTTCATTTTTTCCCCCTTGGATCATTCTAAAAATACATATTTACCGCGAGCTCACAGCCTTTTTGACGTATTGTTGCCCTCCTTTCGTATAAAATTGGCTTGAAATTAATATTTGCAAATTTTGTGCCAAAGATATTTTTTGTTTTTTTACGAAAATTTATTAAAAAGCTTTTTTAAATATCTTTTTTTCCTTTAAATATAAAATAAAAACATTTTTACAACTTTTTATTGTTGTTTTTACATAAAAAATTGCGCGCAATTTTTTGTTTAGCTCATTTTAAAACCTTTACAGTCTATGCTCTAATTTCTATAAGCGCAATATTTTTTTGCGCTTTTGGTCTTATTTTGATATTTTTTGTAAATTAATGGTTTTTATCAAATAAAAAAAGACATTCATTCCTGTAGAAACAAGAAAAAATGTCTTTTCCATAAAATCAAAAAACTGCCTGATTACTCAGACAGTCTTTTTCACTATTTTATCTCAATCAATTCATAGGCCCTGGTTCCAAGTCCGATTTTTTCTGCGTGCTCAAGGCACACCCGCCAGTCAGTTTCGGGATGGGTGCAGGTAAAGCGGTCATGCTCCTCGGCATCATGAACATGGTTTTTATGGATCTGATCTGCCAGATAACTGCCGGGAATAATGGGCGCTTGATTACAGGCGTCGGCACATGCCATGTCAAGTGCTACCGGATCATAAGAGGCAAACATGCCAACATCCTGAATAATCGGCAGGTCATTTTCAGCATGACAGTCGCAGAATGGTGAAACATCCATGACCAGGCTGATATGAAAATTCGGCCGGCCCTTTATAACAGCCAGGCTGTATTCGGCCATTTTTTTATTGAGCACATCAAAGCTTTCGTCGTTGGGCGTGGTGATGGCATCAAAAGGACATATCCCGATACAGCGTCCGCAGCCCACGCATTTGTCATGATCGATCACAGCTTTTTCCGGGTAAGAGATGGCGTTCATGGCGCAGATATCCTTACATACTTTGCAGTCGCGGCATTTCTTTTCGATGACATGTGGCTTGCCCGCATTGTGCATTTCCATTTTTCCGCGTCTGGAGCCACAGCCCATCCCAATGTTTTTAAGCGCGCCGCCAAATCCGGTGTTCTCATGGCCCTTAAAATGGCTCAGCGTGATAAAAACATCCGCATCCATAATGGCCCGCCCGATTTTGGCCTCCTTGATATACTCGCCATTGACTGGTACCTCCACCTCGTCTGTCCCCTTAAGTCCATCGGCGATGATCAGCTGACAGCCGGTGGTAAAGGGGTTATAGCCATTTTCATAAGCCGCGTCGAGATGCTCCAGAGCGTCCTTCCGACGGCCCACATATAAGGTATTGCAGTCCGTTAAAAAGGGCTTTCCCCCTTCCTCTTTGATCAAATCCACAACGACCTTTGAAAAATTGGGCCGAAGATAGGCAATGTTTCCAGGCTCTCCAAAATGTATTTTAATCGCCGCAAATTTATTTTCAAAGTCAATGTCGGTCATTCCTGCCGCCACAATCAGCTTTCTGAGCTTTTGCAGGAGATTCATTTTTGGATTCGCTCTGAAATTCGTAAAATAGACCTTTGCTTTTTCGTTCATATTGTTTTAACGCCTCCTTGAATTGTTCCAGATTATTTTATCATAAACCCATCATTTTAGATACCCGTTTTAGCTGCTCGCCAAAGCAAAAATCCCCTACTCGCTTCCCTCAAACTGGCTGTTGTAAAGTTTTGTATAAAAACCATTTTGAGCCAGCAAAGATGCATGGTTTCCCTGCTCCACGATACGTCCCTGGTTCATCACCAGAATAATATCCGCCTCGCGGATGGTGGACAGCCGATGCGCAACCACGAAGCTGGTTCTACCCCTCATCATATCGTTAAATGCGTTTTGAATACGGATCTCAGTTCGTGTGTCAATGCTGCTGGTCGCCTCATCGAGAATGAGCATTGGCGGTCTGGTGAGCATGACCCTGGCGATGCAGAGAAGCTGCCGCTGCCCCTGGGAGAGGTTCTCTCCGCCCTCGGCAATCTGTGTGTCGTAGCCCTTTTCAAGCTGCCTGATAAAGCTGTCGGCGTAGGCCTTTCGAGCGGCCTCGACGATCTCATCATCGCTGGCATCCGGTCTGCCATAGGCAATGTTCTCCCGTATCGTTCCTGAAAACAGCCAGGTATCCTGGAGCACCATGCCGTACTGCTCTCTAAGACTGCTCCGGGTCACACCTTTTACCGGATGCCCGTCCACGGCAATAGTACCCCGGTTGACATCGTAAAAACGCATAAGCAGATTGATGATCGTGGTCTTTCCGCAGCCTGTCGGCCCTACCAGCGCAATCCGCTGCCCCGGTTCGGCATTAATGTTCAAATCCCTGATGAGGCGCGTATCCGGCTGATATGAAAAATCCACATGTTCTGCGCGCACCGCTCCTTCTGCCAGCGGCAGCGCCGGAAGCGCCGCGTCGCTTGGTTCTGGCGGTTCATCCAGCAGGGCAAAAACCCTTCTGGCCGAGGCAAAGGCCGTCTGGATTTCTGTCAGCACACCAGTCACCTCATTAAAGGGCTTGGTGTACTGGTTAGCATAGGCTAAAAAGCTCGACAGCTGCCCTACACTCAGGCCTCCGCGTATGGCTGAAAGCGCTCCGGTTATGCCCACAGCCGCGTAAACCATAGCGTTAACAAAGCGCGTGGAAGGATTGGTCAGCGAAGAATAAAACTGCGCCCGAACGCCGCAGCGGTACAAGCGCTGGTTAATGGCCTCAAACTCCTGCTTTGCTGCTGCCTCATGGCTGAAAGCCGTGACCACCTTCTGATTGCCTACCATTTCCTCCACAAAACCACTCAGATCGCCGCGCACCACAGATTGCTCCCTGAATTTGTTATAGGAAAGCCTGGCGATAATCCCTGCCACAAAAATGGATAAAGGCGTGACCAGGACTACCACTACTGTAATGCGCAGATTGATCGACAGCATAAAGCCCAGCGTTCCCAGAATCGTCACGACACCAGTAAAAAGCTGAGTAAGGCCCTGAAGCAGACCATTTGAGATCAGTTCGATATCATTGACAAAACGGCTCATCAAATCCCCGTGCGAGTGACTGTCGATATACTTAAGCGGGACGGTATTAAATTTTTCAAAGGCCTCCTTCCGGATATCCTGAATTGTTTTGTAGGTAATCTGATTGGTGCACAGGCTCATCAGGTATTGAAAGATAACCGTGACGCCGATATTGACACCCAAAATTACCACATAGCGCATAATCCCCGAAAAATCCACCTGACCCGGCCCCACGATATAATCTACCCCGCGGCCGATCAAAACCGGCATCCACAAAGCAAGGGCAATGCTGATCACCGCGCAGACAAGGCCGAGAAAAAGAAAAATGCCATAGGGCTTTGCATAGGCCCACAGCCTCGGAATCACCGGTATTTTGTTTTTTTCATTCATTTGTTTACCTCCTGGCTGCTCAGCTGTGAGAGACAGATTTCACGGTACACGCCACAGTCTTTAAAAAGCGCCTCGTGAGTGCCAAAGCCTGCCATTTTTCCCTGATCCAGCACAATGATCCGGTCTGCATTTTTTACAGTTGTTACCCTTTGTGACACCATCAGCACAGTCATTTCTCCTGTTTTCTGACGGATGGCTTTTCTGAGCGCCGCATCGGTCGCAAAATCAAGGGCGCTGGCGCTGTCGTCCAATATCAAAATCTCGGGATGGCGCACCAATGCCCTGGCGATGGTGAGACGCTGCTTCTGTCCACCGGACAGATTCTTGCCGCCCTGATATATCTCGGTATCCAGGCCTTTCGGCATCTTTTGGATGATCTCGGCTGCCTGGGCAATCTCCAGAGCCTGCTCAATTTCTTCATCATTCGCCTGAGGATTCCCCCATTTCATATTTTCACGAACTGTTCCGGTGAAAAGCACTGCTTTTTGAGGCACAATACCAATTTTAGACCGGAGCTGCCCCAAAGGATATTCTCTCACACCAACCCCTGCCACGTCGACACGCCCCGTAGTTACGTCGTAAAAACGGGGAATCAGATTGACCAGTGTGCTTTTCCCGGCCCCTGTACCGCCAATAACACCGATGGTCTCACCCTTTTTAATGGAAAAACTCAGGTTCTTCAGGGCATATTCGTTATTCTGGTTATAAGAGAAGGAGACATCCTGAAATCGGATTTCATCCCCTGTATTGGCAAATACCGGTCCTGGCAGCGCAGCCCCCGGGATTACCGAAGGCTCCGTGTCAAAAACGGCGTTGATTCTGGCTGCACTGGCAGCCGCCTTGGTGAAGATCACCACCAGATTGGCCGCGACAATCAATGCTAGTAAAATCTGCGTCATATAATTGACAAAAGCAATGACCTCTCCCTGGCTCAGATCGCCAGCATTGACGCGGATACCCCCAAACCACAGAATAAAAAGAATGGCGATATTGACAATCGCATAAGTAAGAGGATTGAGCAGAGAGGAAATACGCCCGGCTTTCAGCGATGCCTTCATCAGATTCTTATTCGCCGCCGCAAAGCGGGCTGTTTCGCTTTTCTGCCTGGAAAAAGCCCGGATCACCCTCACCCCGTCCAGGTTTTCACGGGTAATGAGCGAAATGCCGTCAAGCCGCGCCTGAATTTTTTTATAGACTGGCACGGCACGGCTCATGACAAAATAAATGGTCAAAGCGATGAGCGGCGCCGCCACCAGAAAAACAACGGACAGCTTCAGGTCAATGGTCATCGCCATGATGGTTGCGCCGATAATTAAAAAGGGGACCCGCAGTAAAAGCCGGATGGTCATGGCCACCGCCACCTGCAGCTGGTCAATATCATTGGTAATCCGGGTGATGAGGGACGGCGTGCCAATTTTGTCCAGCTCTGCATAGGAAAGCCGGTTAATATGCGCAAAAAAATCACGGCGTATCAGCGTACCTGTCCCCTGAGAGGCCCTGGCGGCAAAATATTGAGCAGTCAGCGCAAAACATAGGCCCACTGCTCCCAGCGCCGCCATCAGCCCACCCATATGGTAAACATAACGGGTATCTCCGTTTTTTATCCCCACGTCAATAATGCTGGCCATAACCAGCGGGACGATTAACTCGAATACTGCTTCGGTCAGCTTAAAAAATGGTCCGAGAATCATTTCTTTTTTAAAATGCTTAAGATAATGCGCGAGTTCTATCATTTTTGTTCTCCTGTCTTTACGTCTCATTATGGCTATGATATCATAAAAACAACCATATGAATAATATTTAGTTTATATATCTTCTATATAAAATACAGATAGAAAGGCGCCGCGATGGACCTAAAACAGCTGCTTTATTTTAAAACCGTAGTAGAAGAGGGAACAATCTCTGCCGCGGCCAAAAAACTTAATCTTTCCCAACCCCCACTCAGCCAGCAGATCAAACAGCTGGAAACTGAAATTGGCGTAAAGCTGATGGAACGGGGCGCCCGAAAAATCACGCTGAACGCAGCAGGCAAAGCGTTATATGAAAAGGCCTGTGCCCTGCTCACTCTGGCAGACCAGACAGTACGGGAGCTTCGCGATATCCACGATGGGCTGGAGGGCACGCTCACCCTTGGCACCATCTCTTCATCCGGCGCCATCATTCTGTCAGAGGCTCTTCCTGCCTTTCATTCCCTGCATCCGCATATCCGCTTCGAGCTTCACGAGGGCACTACCTTCCAGGTTATCGACCTTTTAAACGCTGGCATCATCGAGCTCGGCGTTGTGCGCACCCCCTTTCGCCCAGATGGCTTTGAAACCCACTTCTTAACGTCCGAGCCCATGGCCGCAGTCGGAAACCCATCCTTTTTTGAGGGGAATCCTTCCGACACTGTCACTCTTCAGGCGCTGGCTGCGAAGCCGCTTATCTATTACCGCCGCTTTGAATCCCTGATCGAGGGAACCTTTGACGCTGCTGGCCTGTCGCCTAAAGCCATCTGTAAAAATGACGATGCCCGGACCTCACTCATGTGGGCAGGCGCCGGCATCGGTATTGCCATTATTCCCAGCTCTGCCAGCCAGATCATTGCTTCGGCCAATACCGTCTGCAAAAGTATTGATGCAAAAGCCTTAAATACCCAGATCGCCTTTATCTGGAAAAGAGGCCACACCCTGAGCCGCATCGCCCGGGATTTTTTAGCATTTTTTTAATGTTGTAGGATTCTTTCGTTTTCACCCTTGACAAGCCACAATATCTGGTGTATTATAGGTTTAGTTAAATATTGAATGATCCTATGTTCAAGGGAAAAAGGTGAAAATCCTTTGCTGTAATCGCAGCTGTAAGGTAAAATGCCCGTTTCAATCCACTGTCCTGACGGATGGGAAG containing:
- a CDS encoding ABC transporter ATP-binding protein, whose protein sequence is MNEKNKIPVIPRLWAYAKPYGIFLFLGLVCAVISIALALWMPVLIGRGVDYIVGPGQVDFSGIMRYVVILGVNIGVTVIFQYLMSLCTNQITYKTIQDIRKEAFEKFNTVPLKYIDSHSHGDLMSRFVNDIELISNGLLQGLTQLFTGVVTILGTLGFMLSINLRITVVVVLVTPLSIFVAGIIARLSYNKFREQSVVRGDLSGFVEEMVGNQKVVTAFSHEAAAKQEFEAINQRLYRCGVRAQFYSSLTNPSTRFVNAMVYAAVGITGALSAIRGGLSVGQLSSFLAYANQYTKPFNEVTGVLTEIQTAFASARRVFALLDEPPEPSDAALPALPLAEGAVRAEHVDFSYQPDTRLIRDLNINAEPGQRIALVGPTGCGKTTIINLLMRFYDVNRGTIAVDGHPVKGVTRSSLREQYGMVLQDTWLFSGTIRENIAYGRPDASDDEIVEAARKAYADSFIRQLEKGYDTQIAEGGENLSQGQRQLLCIARVMLTRPPMLILDEATSSIDTRTEIRIQNAFNDMMRGRTSFVVAHRLSTIREADIILVMNQGRIVEQGNHASLLAQNGFYTKLYNSQFEGSE
- a CDS encoding MFS transporter, with product MKKFDFKRAIQFICLCGASIIYYVPYMKASFYDALIQAFNVTNVELGIMTSAYTTMTIATYFLGGLVADKFSARKLLAFSYVASGLLCVGFGTIPDYRVAVVLFAILGVTTTLTFWSALIKAIRIFARPGEEGKAQGDVEGTRSILAAVLGTIAIFIFSQFSNIVTGMQVVIFIFGGACILIGILIWIFFERDEPDKDKNLGIGKILLTCLKNPNVWLMSFIVFGAFISCTTTPYMTPYGTQMFGLSITLGAILGMFRDYMQPIGALISGNVSNKTGISKLLIIVTALLAVINIFIAIIPQQASLVILVFIGTALGYIILGAARGIYFATLPEADIPMYMSGTVIGIISTIGFLPDSFMPIIIGNWLDSYPPELAYRFIFIAAAAGAIFACIISIIFHRRNKETIAKLAVIQKEGKIADKKNAEEAV
- a CDS encoding LysR family transcriptional regulator; amino-acid sequence: MDLKQLLYFKTVVEEGTISAAAKKLNLSQPPLSQQIKQLETEIGVKLMERGARKITLNAAGKALYEKACALLTLADQTVRELRDIHDGLEGTLTLGTISSSGAIILSEALPAFHSLHPHIRFELHEGTTFQVIDLLNAGIIELGVVRTPFRPDGFETHFLTSEPMAAVGNPSFFEGNPSDTVTLQALAAKPLIYYRRFESLIEGTFDAAGLSPKAICKNDDARTSLMWAGAGIGIAIIPSSASQIIASANTVCKSIDAKALNTQIAFIWKRGHTLSRIARDFLAFF
- a CDS encoding DUF362 domain-containing protein, encoding MNEKAKVYFTNFRANPKMNLLQKLRKLIVAAGMTDIDFENKFAAIKIHFGEPGNIAYLRPNFSKVVVDLIKEEGGKPFLTDCNTLYVGRRKDALEHLDAAYENGYNPFTTGCQLIIADGLKGTDEVEVPVNGEYIKEAKIGRAIMDADVFITLSHFKGHENTGFGGALKNIGMGCGSRRGKMEMHNAGKPHVIEKKCRDCKVCKDICAMNAISYPEKAVIDHDKCVGCGRCIGICPFDAITTPNDESFDVLNKKMAEYSLAVIKGRPNFHISLVMDVSPFCDCHAENDLPIIQDVGMFASYDPVALDMACADACNQAPIIPGSYLADQIHKNHVHDAEEHDRFTCTHPETDWRVCLEHAEKIGLGTRAYELIEIK
- a CDS encoding ABC transporter ATP-binding protein, translated to MIELAHYLKHFKKEMILGPFFKLTEAVFELIVPLVMASIIDVGIKNGDTRYVYHMGGLMAALGAVGLCFALTAQYFAARASQGTGTLIRRDFFAHINRLSYAELDKIGTPSLITRITNDIDQLQVAVAMTIRLLLRVPFLIIGATIMAMTIDLKLSVVFLVAAPLIALTIYFVMSRAVPVYKKIQARLDGISLITRENLDGVRVIRAFSRQKSETARFAAANKNLMKASLKAGRISSLLNPLTYAIVNIAILFILWFGGIRVNAGDLSQGEVIAFVNYMTQILLALIVAANLVVIFTKAAASAARINAVFDTEPSVIPGAALPGPVFANTGDEIRFQDVSFSYNQNNEYALKNLSFSIKKGETIGVIGGTGAGKSTLVNLIPRFYDVTTGRVDVAGVGVREYPLGQLRSKIGIVPQKAVLFTGTVRENMKWGNPQANDEEIEQALEIAQAAEIIQKMPKGLDTEIYQGGKNLSGGQKQRLTIARALVRHPEILILDDSASALDFATDAALRKAIRQKTGEMTVLMVSQRVTTVKNADRIIVLDQGKMAGFGTHEALFKDCGVYREICLSQLSSQEVNK